The sequence CCGCGTGGCCCGGCCGCGCCGGACGCACTTGGACGATGTACGCCTGCCCATCATCCGGATCCGGCCATTGCGTCAACAGGCCAAAGGAGTTGACTTGCAGGAACAGGCCAACGGGCCCCGCGGGCCCGGACACGCGGAAACCCGCAGGCTCTGGTCCCTCCTTGCGGAGGAGCCGGCCGGATCTACCGGCGAGCCTGCGGGTCGGTGACTGCTTGGGTTTCGGCAGACAGTCCGCCGAGGTGCACGTTGTGCGACGACGGGCTGTCAGCCCGCAGCCACCTCACGAATCCGATAAGACTGCACTTTTCGGATCACCTCCTTTCAGCGTGTACACACAGCTTAGGAACCGCCCGCGCGCCCCCACAACCGATTTATCGGAGGGATCGATTTCGGGGAAGTCGCTGTGTGCTGGGTCACGTTCGAGTTCAATGGTCTGACGTGCGGCAATGGCGGACACGTCCTGCAGGGGGTCCGGGATGAGCGCTTCCACGAGCAGGGGGACGACCGACGACGCGCTCGGCCCCGAGCCGGTTCCGGGGGCGGAGCTGCTGGCGGCCCTCCTCGACGGGATGGACGCGGCGCTCTGCGCGTTCGACGCGGAGGGCACCGTCACCCACTGGAACCGCGAGGCGGAGCGCATCCTCGGCTGGTCCGCCGAGGAGGCCGTGGGGCGGCCCGGATTCGCCGGCTGGGCCGTGCGCCGGGCCGACGCGGACGAGGTGCGGGGCCGGCTCATGGCCGTCATGGACGCGCCGGGCCGGCAGGTCCACGAGTTCGCGCTGCTGCGCAAGGACGGCGGCCGGGTCCTCGTCCGCACCCAGTCCGCCGGGGTGCGGGGCGCGGACGGCGGACCGGCCGGGGTGTACTGCGCGTTCAGCGAGGTCCACGCCCAGATCGACCTGGAGCGGGCCATCGCCCTCAGCGAGGCGCTGTTCGAGGACGCCTCCTGGGGTGTGGTCCTGGTCGACGTGGACCTGCGCCCCACCGTCGTCAACGCGTACGCGGCCCGTGTCCTGGGCGGCGGCCGCACGACGCTGCTGGGGCGCCCGCTCGGCGAGCTGATCGCCCAGGGGGTGGAGGAGCTGGAGGGCGCGCTCCAGCACGTGCTGGCCGAGGGCGCGCCGCCCGCCCCCGCCGAGCTGTGGGTGACGCTGCGGGGCGGCGAGGGCTCACGCCGGCGCTGCTGGCGCAGCGGTTTCCTGCGGCTCGCCTCGCCGCTCACCGAGGAGCCGGTGCCGCTGGGGGCCGGCTGGGTCTTCCAGGACGTGACGGCGGTGAAGCTCGCGGCCCAGGAGGCGGACCGGGTGCGCTTCCGCTCCAACCAGCTGCACCGCGCCTCGCGGTCGGCCGCCGAGTGCGAGGACCCCATGGAGGCGGCGACGACCTCCCTCGACTACGCGCTGGCCGGGTTCGCCGACCACGCGCTGATCGACCTGGTGGCGGGGGAGCGGCTGGTACGGGCCGCCGCCACCCCGGCCGACGCGCCGGGACCCTGCCTGCCGGTGGCCGGCGGCGGCATCCCGCTGCGGTACGCGCCGGGCCACCCGGCCCTCCGGGCGGTGGACCGTACGGGCTCGGTGCGGGCGTCGGCGGGGGCCGCGCGTACGGACGGGGAGTGGGCGAAGCAGCGGCAGTGGCCCGCCGACGCGGTGCACGCGCTGTGCGCGGTGCTGCGCAGCCGGGGCCGGACCCTGGGCGTGGTCACCTTCCTGCGCTCCGCCCACCGGGCCGCCTTCGAGCGGCCGGACGCGGTGTACGCGGAGAGCGTCGCGGACCGGGTGGCCGCCTCGGTGGACCTGCACCGGGCGACCGGCCCGTCCGGCGGCTGAGGAGGCGACCGCCGCGCGGGCGGCCCGCGGCTCAGTGCCGGTAGAAGATCCGGTCCGCGTACTGCGCCATCACGCGCCCGTTCCACTCGTGCCCGCCGTCCACGTTCCCCGAGCGCAGCAGCGGCGGCTCCACGCCCCGCTCCAGCAGCCCTTCCGCGGCCGCCGCCATCATGCCCTGCATGATCGCGCTGGTGACCACGGTGGACGCCGGGGCGAACGGCGCCTCGATGCCGTCCACCTCCAGCTCCGCGTCGCCGACCGCGATCTTGCTGTCGAGGACGATGTCGCAGTGGTCCCGCAGGAAGCCGCCCGAGCTGTGCCGGGACCGGGTCTCGGTGGCGTACGCGACCGAGGTGACGCCGATGACCTTCAGGCCGAGCGCCCGCGCGTTCATCGCCATCTCGACGGGAAGGGCGTTGCGCCCGGAGAGCGAGATGATCACGAGGACGTCGCCCGCCTTCGCGGGGCTGGAGTCCAGGACCGCGCCCGCGAGGCCGTCCACGCGTTCCAGCGCGGAGCCCAGGGTCGCCGGCATGACGTCGACACCGAGGGCGCCGGGGACGGCCATCAGGTTCATCAGGGCGAGCCCGCCCGCACGGTAGACGACGTCCTGGGCGGCGAGCGAGGAGTGCCCGGCGCCGAAGGCGAAGAGCCGGCCGCCCGCGGCGACGGTGTCCGCGATGGCGGCGCCGGCGGCGGCGATGCTCTCGGCCTCCTCGTCGCGCACCCTCCCCAGCAGGCCGATCGCTGCGTCGAAGAACTGACCGGCGAGCTTGCTTTCGCTCATCGAGGAGGACCTTTCCGGCGGGGTGAGATGTCCATGGGGCGTCCGTACCGCCGATCACGTTGCGGTCTGGACCAGTGACATGTCAATACCGCAGCGTGCTGGGGACGACCGGCGAGG comes from Streptomyces sp. Mut1 and encodes:
- a CDS encoding PAS domain S-box protein, whose product is MSASTSRGTTDDALGPEPVPGAELLAALLDGMDAALCAFDAEGTVTHWNREAERILGWSAEEAVGRPGFAGWAVRRADADEVRGRLMAVMDAPGRQVHEFALLRKDGGRVLVRTQSAGVRGADGGPAGVYCAFSEVHAQIDLERAIALSEALFEDASWGVVLVDVDLRPTVVNAYAARVLGGGRTTLLGRPLGELIAQGVEELEGALQHVLAEGAPPAPAELWVTLRGGEGSRRRCWRSGFLRLASPLTEEPVPLGAGWVFQDVTAVKLAAQEADRVRFRSNQLHRASRSAAECEDPMEAATTSLDYALAGFADHALIDLVAGERLVRAAATPADAPGPCLPVAGGGIPLRYAPGHPALRAVDRTGSVRASAGAARTDGEWAKQRQWPADAVHALCAVLRSRGRTLGVVTFLRSAHRAAFERPDAVYAESVADRVAASVDLHRATGPSGG
- a CDS encoding SIS domain-containing protein, with translation MSESKLAGQFFDAAIGLLGRVRDEEAESIAAAGAAIADTVAAGGRLFAFGAGHSSLAAQDVVYRAGGLALMNLMAVPGALGVDVMPATLGSALERVDGLAGAVLDSSPAKAGDVLVIISLSGRNALPVEMAMNARALGLKVIGVTSVAYATETRSRHSSGGFLRDHCDIVLDSKIAVGDAELEVDGIEAPFAPASTVVTSAIMQGMMAAAAEGLLERGVEPPLLRSGNVDGGHEWNGRVMAQYADRIFYRH